A region of Paenibacillus sp. JNUCC-31 DNA encodes the following proteins:
- a CDS encoding LexA family protein encodes MLEKIDLLMKKKGIHSKNELSKKADIPYTTIDGMYKKGTENTKRSTLAKLASFFECSLDYLIDDNMEVDLPRIDPESFSYIPVVGKISCGNGVLAFEDISDYEPVPKEWVSGGEHLFLHAKGDSMSGVRINEGDMLLIRKQPDVENGEIAAVLVNDEAVLKRVFRNGEQMVLQSENPNYPPIFAPPAEIVIIGKLKMNLIKY; translated from the coding sequence ATGCTTGAGAAAATTGATTTGTTGATGAAGAAAAAAGGGATACATAGTAAAAATGAACTTTCTAAAAAAGCAGATATTCCTTATACAACAATTGACGGAATGTACAAAAAGGGAACTGAAAATACTAAACGATCTACATTAGCTAAACTTGCAAGTTTTTTCGAATGTAGCCTGGATTATCTTATAGACGACAATATGGAAGTGGATTTGCCTCGAATTGATCCTGAATCATTTTCTTATATTCCGGTTGTAGGAAAAATAAGCTGCGGAAACGGCGTTTTAGCTTTTGAAGATATTTCAGACTATGAGCCGGTGCCTAAAGAATGGGTGAGTGGCGGGGAACATTTATTTTTACACGCTAAAGGAGACAGTATGAGTGGTGTAAGAATAAATGAGGGAGATATGTTGTTGATTAGAAAACAACCCGATGTAGAGAACGGAGAAATAGCTGCTGTTCTTGTGAATGATGAGGCGGTTCTGAAAAGAGTATTTAGGAATGGTGAACAGATGGTTCTTCAATCAGAGAACCCAAACTATCCCCCCATATTTGCACCACCAGCGGAG
- a CDS encoding replication terminator protein, whose protein sequence is MQVDINNLAGGAMAERINRELNKVAENVLDPNTKAEAVRTVTISIKIKPNEARQIGQTDIEVKSSLAPAKGVPTQFVFDFDREGNAVLKELNLSNDRDQMALNDAGDVVDGTGTSPSGKVVGMFK, encoded by the coding sequence ATGCAAGTGGACATTAACAATCTGGCAGGCGGAGCGATGGCAGAGCGGATCAACCGTGAGCTGAACAAAGTAGCGGAGAACGTATTGGACCCGAACACGAAGGCTGAGGCCGTTCGTACGGTAACCATTTCTATCAAGATTAAGCCGAATGAAGCACGTCAAATCGGTCAAACCGATATTGAGGTCAAATCGTCATTGGCTCCAGCGAAAGGTGTTCCAACTCAGTTTGTCTTTGACTTCGACCGTGAAGGAAATGCGGTGCTGAAAGAACTGAATCTGAGCAACGACAGAGACCAGATGGCACTGAATGATGCGGGTGACGTGGTTGACGGAACTGGGACAAGCCCTAGCGGTAAAGTCGTAGGGATGTTCAAGTGA